In a genomic window of Halalkalicoccus sp. CG83:
- a CDS encoding SPW repeat protein, with translation MSNTPTSNQTNQAAETDQSQDTLDTDVMQWLSAIVALVGLYLVASPFIFEATETAIWNDRLVGTAIFLLGGYNFYRLSKDQLGRSSIASLAALLGLWALISPYVIEMGSTELARSTVISGLIIAVLSAYSAYANDEADMPEPPLSAS, from the coding sequence GTGAGCAACACGCCAACGTCCAACCAGACGAACCAGGCTGCCGAAACCGACCAAAGTCAGGACACCCTTGACACGGACGTAATGCAGTGGTTGAGCGCCATCGTCGCGCTGGTTGGGCTGTACCTCGTCGCCTCGCCGTTCATCTTCGAAGCCACCGAGACGGCGATCTGGAACGACAGGCTCGTCGGGACAGCGATCTTCCTGCTCGGCGGATACAACTTCTACCGACTGTCGAAGGATCAGTTGGGGAGGAGTAGCATCGCATCGCTGGCCGCCCTGCTCGGACTCTGGGCGCTCATCTCACCCTATGTCATCGAGATGGGAAGCACCGAACTCGCGAGGAGCACCGTTATCTCCGGTCTGATCATCGCGGTCCTCTCGGCCTACAGCGCCTACGCCAACGACGAAGCCGACATGCCTGAGCCGCCTCTTAGCGCATCATGA
- a CDS encoding peroxiredoxin — protein MLDVGADAPAFELANQNGEAVSLDEFEGRVVVYFYPRADTPGCTTEARGFRDAWDAFEERDVAVLGISDDSVEDLADFASEYDLPFELLSDPDGEVAAAYDSYGEKTIGGNTFDGTFRNTYVVEDGRIAAAYEGVSPEGHAEEILADLE, from the coding sequence ATGCTCGACGTCGGAGCCGACGCCCCCGCGTTCGAACTCGCAAACCAGAACGGCGAGGCCGTCTCCCTCGACGAGTTCGAGGGACGCGTCGTCGTCTACTTCTACCCGCGGGCGGACACGCCCGGCTGTACGACCGAGGCCCGCGGGTTTCGCGACGCCTGGGACGCCTTCGAGGAGCGCGACGTCGCCGTTCTGGGCATCAGCGACGATTCCGTCGAGGACCTCGCCGACTTCGCCTCGGAGTACGACCTCCCGTTCGAACTGCTGAGCGACCCCGACGGCGAGGTCGCAGCCGCGTACGACTCCTACGGCGAGAAGACCATCGGCGGGAACACCTTCGACGGCACCTTTCGAAACACCTACGTCGTCGAGGACGGCAGGATCGCGGCGGCCTACGAGGGCGTCTCGCCCGAAGGCCACGCCGAGGAGATCCTCGCCGACCTCGAGTAG
- a CDS encoding ATP-dependent DNA helicase, with amino-acid sequence MDSTWRTIFGHDDPYESQVDGVKTAIETAEEGGFAVIEGACGTGKTMLALAAGIDRVRDPDSGFERVMVLTSVKQQLRQFETDLRTINAGLPDDWHPVSGLTLVGKADVCPYSREGAAGIDGANVYDRCESLRDRTRSLVGDGGSTSASALTAEARGQQTGLADSGATAARYLETAGEPAPYPPSMPEHGDVEFCPFYAQYLDDLPEDGDAIEAVPFDLTEEGLLTSEDLVSLAVSHGTCPHSTMGALVPEVEVVIGNYYHAFDPTTTESFTGAVLDDSTFVICDEAHMLEPRVRDLVSDGVGDETLRNAESELARVIQAVELDGDTDDAALVRGELEESDVTLEECKELRRFVGDLREELDRRVESHLDREQPGWRADPTSLPDEEIPLRDPESPEPDAVSEWAAEAGYDGGTWVRARSVGAVVERILDEAEDEDRSRATSSVGRLLGSWYRVDHERYFREIELERTWNETEPEDSWRRAYSARLALHNCVPGDAIAERLAAFGGGVLMSATLEPLDVLREVTGLDRLAESGRPVVERTYPLAFPETNRASFAVDAPKFTYENRGAPGEETRTRQLYGDLLRDVAESPGNVLVGMPNYAEAEWAAAHLRERVAKPVLLDESSGDDATEALKREFFAGEGKVLVTSLRGTLTEGVDYSGDRLSAAVVCGVPIINTASPRTRAVRTAYDREFGDGFEYALTVPAVRKARQAIGRVIRGPEEVGVRVLLDARYARESWDGVREHLPENEREEFRPVSSDMLSLGLDRFWDRH; translated from the coding sequence ATGGACTCCACCTGGCGGACGATCTTCGGACACGACGATCCGTACGAGAGCCAGGTGGACGGCGTCAAGACCGCGATCGAGACCGCCGAGGAGGGGGGGTTCGCCGTCATCGAGGGAGCCTGCGGCACGGGGAAGACGATGCTCGCGCTGGCCGCCGGAATCGACCGAGTGCGCGACCCCGACAGCGGGTTCGAACGGGTGATGGTCCTCACGAGCGTCAAACAACAGCTCCGCCAGTTCGAGACCGACCTCCGGACGATCAACGCCGGCCTGCCCGACGACTGGCACCCCGTCTCGGGACTCACGCTGGTGGGAAAGGCGGACGTCTGTCCGTACAGCCGCGAGGGTGCAGCAGGAATCGACGGCGCGAACGTCTACGATCGCTGCGAGTCGCTTCGGGACCGGACGCGCTCGCTGGTCGGTGATGGCGGGTCGACGAGCGCGAGCGCGCTGACCGCAGAGGCGCGGGGCCAGCAGACCGGGCTGGCCGACAGCGGAGCCACGGCCGCGCGCTATCTCGAGACCGCGGGCGAGCCCGCACCCTACCCCCCGTCGATGCCGGAGCACGGAGACGTCGAGTTCTGTCCGTTCTACGCCCAGTACCTCGACGATCTGCCCGAGGACGGGGACGCGATCGAGGCCGTCCCGTTCGACCTCACCGAGGAGGGGCTGCTCACGAGCGAGGACCTGGTCTCGCTCGCCGTCTCCCACGGGACCTGCCCCCACTCGACGATGGGCGCGCTCGTCCCCGAGGTCGAGGTCGTCATCGGCAACTACTACCACGCGTTCGACCCGACGACGACCGAGTCGTTCACCGGTGCGGTGCTCGACGACTCGACGTTCGTGATCTGCGACGAGGCACACATGCTCGAGCCGCGCGTTCGCGATCTGGTCAGCGACGGCGTCGGAGACGAGACGCTGCGAAACGCCGAGAGCGAGCTCGCGCGGGTGATCCAGGCGGTCGAGCTCGACGGGGATACGGACGACGCCGCCCTCGTTCGCGGCGAACTCGAGGAGAGCGACGTCACCCTCGAGGAGTGCAAGGAGCTCCGGCGGTTCGTCGGCGATCTGCGAGAGGAACTCGACCGACGAGTCGAGAGCCACCTCGACCGCGAGCAGCCGGGTTGGCGGGCCGACCCCACGTCGCTACCGGACGAGGAGATCCCGCTTCGCGACCCCGAATCGCCGGAGCCCGACGCCGTCTCCGAGTGGGCCGCCGAGGCCGGCTACGACGGCGGGACGTGGGTCCGCGCCCGATCGGTCGGGGCGGTCGTCGAGCGGATCCTCGACGAGGCGGAGGACGAGGATCGCTCCCGAGCGACCTCGTCGGTCGGACGGCTGCTGGGTTCGTGGTACCGGGTGGATCACGAGCGCTACTTCCGGGAGATCGAGCTCGAACGGACGTGGAACGAGACCGAGCCCGAGGACTCCTGGCGGCGGGCCTACTCGGCGCGGCTCGCGCTGCACAACTGCGTGCCGGGCGACGCGATCGCCGAACGGCTCGCGGCGTTCGGCGGCGGCGTGCTGATGAGCGCGACGCTCGAACCGCTCGACGTCCTCCGGGAGGTGACGGGGCTCGACCGGCTCGCGGAGAGCGGCAGGCCGGTCGTCGAGCGGACCTATCCGCTCGCCTTCCCCGAGACGAACCGTGCGAGCTTCGCGGTCGACGCGCCGAAGTTCACCTACGAGAACCGCGGCGCGCCGGGCGAGGAGACCCGGACTCGTCAGCTCTACGGCGACCTGCTGCGCGACGTCGCCGAGAGCCCGGGGAACGTCCTCGTCGGAATGCCCAACTACGCCGAGGCGGAGTGGGCCGCCGCTCACCTCCGCGAACGGGTCGCGAAGCCGGTTCTGCTCGACGAGTCCTCGGGCGACGACGCGACCGAGGCGCTCAAACGCGAGTTCTTCGCGGGCGAGGGGAAGGTGCTGGTGACGAGCCTCCGGGGCACGCTGACCGAGGGCGTCGACTACAGCGGCGACCGCCTCTCGGCGGCCGTCGTCTGTGGCGTGCCGATCATCAACACCGCGAGTCCGCGCACGCGCGCGGTTCGGACGGCCTACGACCGTGAGTTCGGCGACGGGTTCGAGTACGCGCTCACCGTTCCCGCGGTGCGCAAGGCCCGCCAGGCGATCGGTCGCGTGATCCGCGGGCCCGAGGAGGTCGGCGTCCGCGTGTTGCTCGACGCGCGCTACGCCCGCGAATCGTGGGACGGGGTCCGCGAACACCTCCCCGAGAACGAGCGCGAGGAGTTCCGGCCGGTGAGTTCGGACATGCTCTCGCTAGGTCTCGATCGGTTCTGGGACCGCCACTGA
- a CDS encoding NUDIX hydrolase, whose translation MHEMEQVESALTDEERADYGAHSYVRRGTKALVSTPERVLLVKEQHANGFPFWTLPGGGVDPDESLVECLTRELFEELWCRALIGEPVATIWYAHSSSQRTLSAYTVFECSLVSTPRPNGDEGIHEYKWMSPSNLPSSTLPQVRQLIRNHDLGGAPSL comes from the coding sequence ATGCATGAGATGGAACAGGTCGAATCGGCTTTAACGGACGAGGAACGCGCTGATTACGGTGCCCATTCGTATGTCCGACGGGGGACGAAAGCACTCGTATCAACGCCTGAACGGGTTCTTCTCGTCAAGGAACAGCACGCAAATGGGTTTCCGTTCTGGACGCTTCCCGGCGGTGGTGTGGACCCGGATGAATCGTTGGTCGAGTGCCTCACCCGAGAACTGTTCGAGGAACTGTGGTGTCGCGCTCTCATCGGTGAACCAGTAGCAACCATCTGGTATGCGCATTCGAGCTCTCAACGCACACTCTCGGCCTACACCGTTTTCGAGTGTTCACTCGTATCTACACCACGACCGAACGGCGACGAAGGCATTCATGAGTACAAGTGGATGTCGCCGTCGAACCTTCCGTCATCCACCCTTCCGCAAGTCCGCCAACTCATTCGAAACCACGACTTGGGCGGCGCCCCCTCGCTGTAG
- a CDS encoding succinylglutamate desuccinylase/aspartoacylase family protein → MRRSLLPGATALAGVLIAGGAAIRSLHHSPERSFKRAQDALNQDRIIETLMEGTDHETAAYEVTGSKEGPTAVILGGMHGNEINGYQAAADITNWGIDAGRLIVIPLANSVAIERNSRRGPNGDLNRLFPSERTPESTLARAIWRVIEDAAPDVVIDLHRSRGLFNTHQRWIGQVILRTETDGTADTANDVVEYMNDRYVPRSMRFHRFTTTSIHDIDRGSGLLVQKVHHDMGVPGFLVELTDFLLDLNTQLRWTTALTERLLEQYGIQRAV, encoded by the coding sequence ATGAGACGATCCCTCCTTCCAGGAGCCACCGCCCTTGCTGGAGTCCTGATCGCCGGTGGGGCGGCGATTCGATCACTCCACCACTCCCCAGAGCGTTCATTCAAACGTGCTCAGGACGCACTCAACCAGGACCGAATCATCGAGACCCTTATGGAGGGGACGGATCACGAAACCGCTGCCTACGAAGTCACCGGATCCAAGGAGGGGCCGACAGCGGTGATTCTCGGCGGAATGCATGGCAACGAGATCAACGGCTATCAGGCTGCGGCCGACATCACGAACTGGGGGATCGACGCGGGTCGATTGATCGTGATCCCACTGGCCAATAGCGTCGCCATCGAACGAAACAGTCGCCGCGGACCGAACGGCGATCTCAATCGACTGTTTCCCAGCGAACGGACGCCTGAAAGTACTCTCGCTCGTGCGATCTGGCGCGTGATCGAAGATGCTGCTCCGGATGTGGTAATAGATCTCCATCGTTCTCGCGGACTGTTCAACACGCATCAGCGGTGGATAGGACAGGTAATCCTCCGGACGGAGACGGACGGAACAGCCGATACGGCGAACGACGTTGTCGAGTATATGAACGATCGCTACGTCCCTCGATCGATGCGATTCCACCGATTCACGACGACGAGCATCCACGACATTGACCGGGGCTCGGGGTTGCTTGTGCAGAAGGTTCACCACGATATGGGCGTCCCAGGATTTCTCGTTGAACTGACGGACTTCCTGCTCGATCTCAATACGCAACTCCGCTGGACTACGGCGTTAACCGAACGACTGCTCGAACAGTATGGGATCCAGCGAGCGGTATGA
- a CDS encoding mechanosensitive ion channel family protein, with product MEQLAELLAPFTLPMQILIVLLGSVGSAKVIELTGRWIAPSIESTTGSVRRVILREIYVPLYLSVFLYGLFLSLELIGAPILRLFESVILSAIVVLWTRAGIRAGSNSLEEIKEHDTHYEFAPVFKNLWSAAVVVIAAIALLLVWNIDITPLLASAGVFGIVLGFAAQEAIANFVGGIALYFDDTYKIGDFVVLESGEKGSVSDIGIRSTTLLTPDRVLITVPNSVLNSAQVRNESAPQRQKRIQIPIEVAYGTSTETVEEILLSIAADVTGVLPSPQPIVLFRGFGDSALRYELQVFISHPLREPRVVDDINREVQQQFAENDIEIPFPQREISLRDDDDSLKDGGQPRYPE from the coding sequence ATGGAACAGCTTGCTGAGCTACTCGCTCCGTTCACTCTTCCGATGCAGATACTGATCGTCCTACTCGGATCGGTAGGTTCTGCAAAGGTGATCGAGCTCACGGGTCGATGGATCGCACCCTCAATCGAATCAACAACTGGATCGGTCCGTCGTGTCATTCTCCGCGAGATCTACGTCCCACTCTACCTCTCGGTATTTCTCTACGGGTTGTTTCTCAGTCTCGAACTCATCGGCGCTCCAATTCTCAGACTCTTCGAGTCGGTTATCCTGTCCGCAATCGTCGTTCTGTGGACGCGTGCAGGGATCCGTGCCGGCAGTAACTCACTAGAGGAAATCAAAGAACACGATACCCACTACGAATTCGCTCCCGTATTCAAGAACCTCTGGTCGGCTGCAGTTGTTGTCATCGCCGCCATCGCGTTGTTACTCGTCTGGAACATCGACATCACCCCGCTGCTCGCTTCGGCTGGCGTATTCGGGATCGTTCTTGGATTTGCAGCCCAGGAGGCGATCGCGAACTTCGTCGGTGGAATCGCTCTCTACTTTGATGATACGTACAAGATCGGTGATTTCGTTGTTCTGGAGTCGGGTGAGAAGGGCTCCGTCAGCGATATCGGGATCAGGAGCACGACACTGCTCACACCCGATCGGGTGCTGATCACGGTCCCGAATTCGGTACTGAACTCCGCGCAGGTCCGCAACGAGTCGGCTCCACAGCGCCAGAAACGGATCCAGATCCCGATCGAGGTCGCATATGGGACGAGTACTGAGACGGTTGAGGAGATCCTCCTATCGATCGCGGCAGACGTCACTGGAGTTCTGCCCTCGCCCCAACCGATCGTTCTGTTTCGAGGATTCGGTGATTCTGCGCTACGGTACGAGCTTCAGGTCTTCATCTCACACCCGCTTCGAGAGCCGCGTGTCGTCGACGACATCAACCGTGAAGTCCAGCAGCAGTTTGCCGAGAACGACATTGAGATTCCGTTCCCGCAACGCGAGATCTCGCTGCGAGATGACGATGACTCGCTCAAGGATGGCGGACAGCCCCGTTACCCCGAGTAA
- a CDS encoding alpha/beta fold hydrolase has product MSTEPGTVEPITGKYVHVDVDGTDYRIYFEENGPDDGIPLLCQHTAGCNNQEWRHLLADDDITDEFRVIAYDLPFHGKSVPPTSDDWWEEDYELDAEQFAATIVGIADALDLQDPIYMGSSMGGNITLELADWYPDRFRALIGLECGAYSPGFHIDWLDHPHVNTTEVNAYSCWGLMAKQSPEQTRRETMYLYEQGATGVFKGDLYYYSVDHDYRDKLDQIDASECPLYAVNGEYDYLTDPADGRAVADGIGEGAIAVEMSDIGHFPMSEHPALFNGYLSEILADITGDREGDLPETLRPDDVDVELSPSS; this is encoded by the coding sequence ACTGAACCAGGTACGGTCGAGCCGATCACCGGCAAGTACGTTCACGTCGATGTCGATGGAACCGATTACCGAATTTACTTCGAGGAAAACGGCCCAGACGATGGAATTCCACTCCTCTGCCAGCATACTGCTGGGTGTAACAACCAGGAATGGCGGCATCTCCTCGCAGATGACGATATCACCGACGAGTTTCGGGTGATCGCATACGATCTGCCCTTCCACGGGAAATCCGTTCCACCAACCAGTGACGACTGGTGGGAGGAAGACTACGAATTGGATGCCGAACAGTTTGCCGCGACGATCGTCGGTATCGCGGATGCGCTCGACCTTCAGGATCCGATCTATATGGGCTCGAGTATGGGCGGCAATATCACGTTGGAGCTAGCCGACTGGTATCCGGATCGGTTCCGAGCGCTGATCGGACTCGAATGTGGCGCGTATAGTCCTGGCTTCCATATCGATTGGCTTGATCACCCCCACGTCAATACGACGGAGGTCAACGCGTACTCCTGCTGGGGATTGATGGCTAAACAAAGCCCAGAACAGACCCGTCGAGAGACCATGTATCTGTACGAGCAAGGCGCGACAGGCGTGTTCAAAGGGGATCTCTACTACTATTCGGTCGATCACGACTACCGCGATAAACTCGATCAGATCGATGCCAGTGAATGTCCACTCTATGCAGTCAACGGCGAGTACGATTACCTGACTGACCCAGCGGATGGGCGTGCGGTAGCGGATGGTATCGGGGAAGGAGCAATAGCAGTCGAGATGAGTGATATCGGTCATTTCCCGATGAGTGAACATCCAGCACTGTTCAACGGATATCTCTCCGAAATCCTGGCCGACATTACCGGTGATCGAGAAGGGGATCTGCCCGAGACGTTACGTCCTGATGATGTGGACGTCGAACTCTCTCCGTCATCATAG